Proteins encoded in a region of the Hirundo rustica isolate bHirRus1 chromosome 10, bHirRus1.pri.v3, whole genome shotgun sequence genome:
- the PDCD1 gene encoding programmed cell death protein 1 — translation MAPGASKKTWGSVEVALADLCAILLCCGPMLTCCRRVTIFPEVLTLPEGDKATFFCNISMDNDSGSEYSLNWYKEINHSRAQKTAEISRYKPMTETEKYRLINHTPVFEIEILNLHQNDSGSYYCGLITFFEPDKVMESSRSQLIVTAAPQMNATDEPEMEEGSPSEHVKAMLLGILLLAGVVVLLIFGCLTLMYRRGDVQKPHSENMPEEEKPPVVSVSTVDYGVLEFQRDQHTPVPLKTWPVEQTEYATIIFPEEKPVTPERGKKHLDERTREPC, via the exons ATGGCTCCAGGTGCCTCGAAGAAGACATGGGGCAGCGTGGAGGTGGCCCTGGCTGACCTCTGTGccatcctgctctgctgtgggcCCATGCTGACCTGCTGCCGCAGGG TGACCATCTTCCCAGAAGTGTTAACTCTTCCTGAAGGTGACAAAGCCACCTTCTTCTGCAATATCTCCATGGATAACGACTCTGGTTCAGAGTACAGCCTCAATTGGTACAAGGAGATTAACCACAGCCGAGCCCAAAAAACTGCTGAGATCAGCCGATACAAGCCCATGACGGAGACAGAGAAGTACCGGCTCATCAACCACACTCCTGTCTTTGAGATTGAGATCCTAAATCTCCACCAGAATGACTCAGGCTCCTACTACTGTGGATTGATCACCTTCTTTGAGCCCGATAAAGTGATGGAGAGCAGCCGGTCCCAGCTGATAGTCACAG CAGCCCCCCAGATGAATGCCACTGACGAGCCGGAGATGGAGGAAGGCAGCCCCTCAGAACACGTCAAGGCCATGCTCCTGGGCATCCTCCTGCTGGCTGGAGTGGTTGTGCTGCTGATCTTCGGCTGCCTCACCTTAATGTACAGGAGAGGAG ATGTGCAGAAACCACATAGTGAAAACATGCCAGAG gaagagaagccCCCCGTGGTGTCTGTATCCACTGTGGACTATGGTGTGCTGGAGTTCCAGAGGGACCAGCACACCCCGGTGCCCCTCAAGACTTGGCCAGTTGAGCAGACTGAATACGCCACCATCATCTTCCCTGAGGAGAAACCTGTCACACCAGAGCGTGGCAAGAAACACCTGGATGAGAGGACTCGAGAGCCCTGCTGA